A single Triticum dicoccoides isolate Atlit2015 ecotype Zavitan chromosome 2A, WEW_v2.0, whole genome shotgun sequence DNA region contains:
- the LOC119356369 gene encoding E3 ubiquitin-protein ligase RNF14-like, translating to MAVASAVSSSSRALGSHRDVPAHSFSAEAFSSSWSRPVEARPVSCGGGGGGGEDDMLDLDSPWVAEGETESRLEAAAAAGLYLRAEEQGGEDEIRDNRQRQEDELMALEAIYGDDLVEFESKEGLHYFQIYIHYDLHDGAEVCAKLSSASGNRKDGCPNDCTEEHDDEPDEFSYTCNFEHLPPLILTCLLPKSYPSKDPPYFNVTAKWMDGHNVSQLCEMLDTIWAELPGQEVVYQWVEWIRNSSLSYLLFDGKITLGSDCPTHKGDNRAISRNLSLESVIPSMLNYSSKKQYEAFLENLHKCRICLNQSKGSNFVRLPCQHLFCVKCMETLCRMHVKEGTVFHLVCPETKCNASIPPYLLKRLLREEEFQRWDRLALEKALDSMSDVVYCPKCAIGCLEDEDNNAQCPKCSFIFCSFCKDPRHPGKQCLTAEQKLQRKQASGRMTEWEMVKEMLSIKKLYRDAILCPKCKMPISRTEGCNKIECGNCGQFLCFRCGKAITGYDHFRSKGCQLFAPVDNDTTVWQRQMEVLKNERGMRAQRRQVAGSDTVKCPKCRQEVLKDDDKYIYCWTCRASYSTRSKQHGQGSSRSRMRGKGAIKDDQGDA from the exons ATGGCGGTTGCGTCCGCCGTCTCCTCCTCTTCGAGGGCGCTGGGATCTCACCGCGACGTCCCCGCCCATAGCTTCTCGGCCGAGGCATTCTCCTCGTCCTGGTCGCGCCCCGTCGAAGCGAGGCCGGTGtcgtgtggcggcggcggcggcggcggcgaggatgaCATGCTCGACCTGGACTCCCCGTGGGTGGCGGAGGGCGAGACGGAATCGAGGTTggaggcggccgcggcggcgggacTTTACCTCCGCGCCGAGGAGCAGGGGGGCGAGGATGAGATACGAGACAACCGGCAGCGACAGGAGGACGAG TTGATGGCATTGGAAGCGATATATGGGGATGACCTGGTTGAATTTGAGAGCAAAGAAGGGCTCCATTATTTCCAG ATTTACATACATTATGATCTGCATGATGGCGCTGAAGTGTGTGCTAAATTGTCTTCAGCTAGCGGAAATCGAAAAGATGGATGTCCTAATGATTGTACAGAGGAACATGATGATGAACCAGATGAATTCTCTTACACGTGCAACTTTGAGCACCTGCCTCCTTTGATACTGACATGCTTGCTTCCGAAGTCCTACCCAAGCAAAGACCCCCCATATTTTAATGTCACTGCTAAATGGATGGATGGGCATAATGTTTCTCAACTCTGTGAGATGCTTGACACCATTTGGGCAGAGCTACCAGGGCAAGAAGTGGTATACCAGTGGGTTGAGTGGATACGTAACTCTTCTTTGTCATATCTCCTGTTTGATGGTAAAATCACATTGGGTTCAGATTGTCCAACCCACAAAGGAGATAACCGTGCAATCTCAAGAAATCTCTCACTGGAGTCTGTGATCCCTTCAATGCTTAATTACAGCAGTAAGAAGCAGTACGAAGCTTTTCTCGAGAATCTCCATAAATGCAGGATATGCCTTAACCAGAGCAAAG GTTCAAACTTCGTCAGGCTTCCATGCCAGCACTTATTTTGTGTGAAATGCATGGAGACCTTATGCAGGATGCATGTGAAGGAAGGTACCGTGTTTCATTTGGTGTGCCCTGAGACGAAATGCAATGCTTCTATTCCACCATATCTGTTGAAGAGGCTTCTGAGGGAAGAAGAGTTCCAACGTTGGGATAGGCTTGCTCTTGAGAAAGCATTGGACTCGATGTCAGATGTGGTTTACTGTCCCAAGTGTGCGATCGGTTGCTTGGAAGATGAGGATAACAATGCACAATGTCCAAAATGTTCCTTTATCTTCTGCTCGTTTTGCAAGGACCCACGCCATCCAGGGAAACAGTGTCTAACTGCAGAACAAAAGCTCCAGCGCAAACAG GCGTCAGGCAGGATGACTGAGTGGGAGATGGTAAAAGAAATGCTGAGTATAAAAAAGCTGTACAGAGATGCTATATTATGTCCAAAATGCAAGATGCCCATCAGCAGAACTGAAGGGTGCAACAAAATAGAGTGCGGCAACTGTGGTCAGTTCTTGTGCTTCCGCTGTGGCAAGGCCATAACTGGATATGATCATTTCAG GAGTAAAGGCTGTCAGCTCTTTGCGCCTGTTGACAATGACACGACGGTGTGGCAGAGGCAAATGGAAGTGCTGAAAAATGAAAGAGGCATGCGAGCTCAGAGGCGCCAGGTAGCTGGAAGCGATACCGTGAAGTGTCCAAAATGCCGTCAAGAAGTACTCAAG GATGATGATAAATACATTTACTGCTGGACGTGCCGAGCTAGCTATTCCACACGGTCCAAGCAGCACGGGCAGGGCAGCAGCAGGTCGAGGATGCGAGGCAAAGGGGCCATCAAGGATGATCAGGGGGATGCATGA